The following are from one region of the Camelus dromedarius isolate mCamDro1 chromosome 16, mCamDro1.pat, whole genome shotgun sequence genome:
- the TOM1L1 gene encoding TOM1-like protein 1 isoform X3: MAFGKSHRDPYATAVGHLIEKATFAGAQTEDWGQFMHICDIINTTQDGPKDAVKALKKRISKNYNHKEIQLTLSLIDMCVENCGPSFQSLIVKKEFVKDSLVKLLNPRYTLPVDIQNRILNFIKTWSQGFPGGVDVSEAKEVYLDLLKKGVQFPPSDAEAEAAREETAQISPNPSASVPTAPALYSMVPKSSTVTLVPEQIGKLHSELDMVKMNVRVMSAILMENIPGSENREDMELLQKLYKTGREMQERIMDLLVVVENEDVTVELIQVNEDLNNAILGCERFTRNQQRILEQNKNQREDANTTSEPSAPSSDLLDLSPIPRMHRASLGELNTLNAQLSDLNFSSPSPVVTNNLKPSLHAQVDLLALENTETPLSSWERLNIWMKSHYQKMSV, from the exons ATGGCGTTCGGAAAGAGTCACCGGGACCCGTACGCGACCGCCGTGGGCCACCTCATAG aaaagGCTACATTTGCTGGAGCTCAGACTGAAGACTGGGGCCAGTTCATGCACATCTGTGACATAATTAACACTACCCAGGATGG GCCAAAAGATGCAGTGAAAGCTTTGAAGAAAAGGATTTCCAAAAACTACAATCATAAAGAAATCCAACTCACCTTGTCA CTTATTGACATGTGCGTGGAGAACTGTGGTCCGAGTTTCCAGTCTCTGATTGTGAAGAAGGAATTTGTTAAAGATAGTCTAGTTAAGCTGCTGAATCCCAGATACACCTTGCCAGTAGATATTCAGaatagaattttgaattttattaag ACTTGGTCGCAGGGCTTCCCAGGAGGCGTGGATGTAAGTGAGGCGAAAGAAGTGTACCTGGATCTTCTTAAGAAAGGTGTTCAGTTTCCTCCATCAGATGCAGAGGCTGAAGCGGCCAGAGAAGAG ACTGCTCAGATCTCACCAAATCCGTCAGCATCTGTTCCTACTGCACCGGCTCTTTATTCTATGGTTCCCAAGAGCTCCACTGTTACACTGGTCCCAGAACAG ATTGGAAAACTGCACAGCGAATTGGATATGGTGAAAATGAATGTGAGAGTGATGTCTGCCATACTGATGGAGAATATTCCTGGGTCTGAAAACCGGGAAGACATGGAGCTTCTGCAG AAACTTTATAAGACTGGTCGGGAGATGCAGGAGAGGATCATGGacctgctggtggtggtggagaaTGAGGATGTCACTGTTGAGCTGATTCAAGTGAATGAGGATTTGAATAACGCCATCCTTGGGTGTGAGAG GTTTACTCGAAACCAACAAAGGATTTTGGAGCAAAATAAGAACCAGAGGGAAGATGCCAAT aCTACCAGTGAACCTTCTGCCCCGTCCTCTGATCTCCTTGACCTAAGTCCTATCCCTCGGATGCATAGGGCCTCTCTGGGAGAACTCAACACCCTGAATGCTCAGCTTTCAGACTTAA ATTTCAGCTCTCCAAGTCCTGTTGTAACAAACAACTTGAAACCCAGTCTTCACGCACAGGTGGATTTACTAGccttggaaaatacagaaacaccCCT